A region of Anguilla anguilla isolate fAngAng1 chromosome 18, fAngAng1.pri, whole genome shotgun sequence DNA encodes the following proteins:
- the slc1a4 gene encoding neutral amino acid transporter A — protein MEKTNEINGHAVSECSVPTSKIPVKDDHKTFMAKFALFFKRNLMVILTVSGVLAGVGLGMMVRNMNLTRAQMTYFAFPGEMLLRMLKMIILPLVVCSLISGAASLDTRSLGKLGGIAVSYFLVTTLIASAIGVALAFIIKPGVGAGGLNTNKLGLETVSANKETTDSFLDLARNLFPANLVAAAFRSYATNYKMITARNNTNGTLIYEKVPVGMEIEGMNILGLVLFAMVFGVALRKLGDEGEELIRFFNAFNEATMVLVSWIMWYVPIGIMFLVGSKIVEMEDVVLLVTSLGKYIFASILGHMIHGGIVLPLIYFGFTRKNPFSFLAGLITPFTTAFATCSSSATLPTMMKCVEENNGVDKRISRFILPIGATVNMDGAAIFQCVAAVFIAQLNNTELNAGQIFTILVTATASSVGAAGIPAGGIITIAIILEAIGLPTNDLSLMLAVDWIVDRTTTVVNVEGDALGAGILHHINEQGMKKRKRQLDEEEEDELAEVRVEAVANLQAEQETSPLVVRQNQDVNVSPSASEDTVAVESSL, from the exons atggagAAGACAAACGAAATTAACGGACATGCAGTGTCCGAATGCTCTGTTCCCACGAGCAAAATTCCAGTTAAAGATGATCATAAAACCTTCATGGCTAAATTCgctttatttttcaaaaggaaCCTGATGGTGATATTGACTGTTTCGGGGGTCCTGGCTGGCGTCGGTCTCGGCATGATGGTCCGTAACATGAATCTCACCCGGGCGCAGATGACTTATTTCGCCTTCCCCGGAGAAATGCTTCTGAGGATGCTGAAGATGATAATCCTTCCCTTGGTAGTGTGCAGCCTGATCTCGGGGGCGGCCAGCCTGGACACCCGGTCTTTGGGTAAATTGGGTGGAATTGCGGTGTCATACTTTTTGGTGACCACCTTGATTGCCTCGGCCATTGGAGTGGcacttgcatttattattaaaccGGGCGTCGGTGCCGGTGGTCTTAACACCAATAAGTTGGGGCTTGAGACCGTCTCTGCCAACAAAGAAACAACGGACTCCTTTTTAGATCTCGCCAG AAACCTGTTTCCTGCGAACTTGGTTGCAGCTGCTTTTCGCTCA TATGCCACTAATTACAAGATGATCACTGCGAGAAACAACACAAATGGAACGCTCATCTACGAAAAG GTACCAGTTGGCATGGAAATCGAAGGCATGAACATTCTGGGCTTGGTTCTGTTTGCCATGGTATTTGGTGTTGCCCTGAGGAAGTTGGGTGacgagggggaggagcttaTACGCTTCTTCAATGCATTCAATGAAGCCACTATGGTCCTCGTCTCCTGGATCATGTG GTACGTCCCCATTGGCATCATGTTCCTGGTGGGCAGTAAGATCGTGGAGATGGAGGACGTGGTGCtgctggtcaccagcctggGGAAGTACATCTTCGCCTCGATTCTCGGGCACATGATCCACGGGGGCATCGTCCTCCCCCTCATCTACTTCGGTTTCACCCGCAAGAACCCCTTCAGTTTCCTGGCAGGGCTCATCACTCCGTTCACCACAGCCTTTGCCACCTGCTCCAG CTCGGCGACCCTGCCCACTATGATGAAGTGTGTGGAAGAGAACAATGGCGTGGACAAGAGGATCAGCCGCTTCATCCTGCCGATCGGAGCCACGGTCAACATGGACGGGGCGGCCATCTTCCAGTGCGTCGCTGCCGTGTTCATCGCCCAGCTCAACAACACCGAGCTCAACGCGGGGCAGATCTTCACCATACT tgtGACGGCCACTGCATCCAGTGTGGGGGCAGCTGGCATCCCAGCTGGGGGAATCATCACCATTGCCATCATCTTGGAGGCCATTGGGCTGCCCACCAATGACCTGTCACTCATGCTGGCTGTTGATTGGATTGT GGACCGTACCACCACAGTGGTGAACGTGGAGGGCGACGCCCTGGGGGCGGGGATTCTCCACCACATCAACGAGCAAGGGATGAAGAAGCGGAAGCGGCAGctggatgaggaagaggaagatgagctGGCGGAGGTGAGGGTGGAGGCAGTGGCCAACCTGCAGGCGGAGCAGGAGACGTCGCCACTTGTCGTGCGGCAGAACCAGGACGTAAACGTCTCCCCCAGTGCCAGCGAGGACACCGTTGCCGTGGAATCCTCACtctga
- the cep68 gene encoding centrosomal protein of 68 kDa, translated as MALEVDRSFPELLSHMEPKSCRWKTRIPVSTSGSHPGISREGLAYGLPAKSPERDRGGQKKTVTMAPRSRYLTEKSQYVVRKPLFADNSHISILKKPPLLEHSEQEVEPEQGCSNLDRHWDMQCLSTLPAEETPDSYDACPASSLSTSAEDLSVPLSTLDLRSWSPHEDTSMVAGFQANLPRRRCLSSPPLDVHSLKVEMSPKWKSTQRSSSLEHYFSSSHFSRRNRAEHSLVQPRDTSLNPRSSLADNKSHPLPLHKMSPFQANYWACAIPRSLLSSPDRKSPNWDPDKEYETLLDYTYPLRPNHLPALDSTGTRSLLRTNPVLLDSGIGLDRFCSSSNLSCSDQPLREKRRGLRATEQVSPAPKEHLHSKHYGYRPFGSSDSSVDQIGLSSESLLETDSKRAHRWTHGWKQGIFASGDPARHFIPTSHVLPARRMVWDSDEEFYALPGQLQELQVLSQHLQTLSEQVCKSYDNSCESLEKETSSERTSATLVENKPEEEGPGEEGEGPIFRSSCGQERSAEVEGLEASLRRLGKEVNRCSLRKVASCMQHLSGMSLDGVSLSEVQGSMPTSLEDFEAKESLMQHIQEFCSNLEKLIIWLYSVVEKMERLTPPAVEIESVKSSLADYQSFQRELCSQQPLTAAVLHKGGILLRSMDSTSPVLKETLRQIEQQSRALEAHAEHLFSSILLAMDSLTEPSSSETEVQVTGLSTQESWLTEQD; from the exons ATGGCCCTGGAAGTTGACAGATCTTTCCCAGAGCTCCTTTCTCACATGGAACCAAAGAGCTGCCGGTGGAAGACACGGATCCCTGTATCTACATCTGGTTCCCACCCTGGCATCTCCAGAGAAGGATTGGCTTATGGCCTACCTGCTAAAAgtccagagagagacagaggtggtCAGAAGAAAACCGTGACCATGGCCCCCAGGTCTAGGTATCTAACAGAAAAGAGTCAATACGTAGTGAGAAAGCCGCTGTTTGCCGACAATAGCCACATTTCAATCCTCAAGAAGCCCCCTCTTCTGGAACATTCAGAGCAG GAAGTTGAGCCAGAGCAGGGTTGCAGTAACCTGGATCGCCACTGGGATATGCAGTGCTTATCCACTTTGCCGGCTGAGGAAACCCCAGACAGTTACGATGCTTGTCCAGCCTCATCCCTGTCAACCTCTGCAGAGGACCTGAGCGTGCCTCTCTCCACCTTGGATCTGAGGAGCTGGTCACCTCATGAGGACACCAGCATGGTTGCAGGGTTTCAAGCCAACTTGCCCCGCCGTCGCTGTCTGTCGAGCCCTCCTCTTGATGTCCACAGCTTGAAGGTGGAGATGAGCCCCAAGTGGAAATCCACCCAGAGGTCGTCCTCCCTGGAGCACTACTTCTCTTCCTCACACTTCTCCAGGAGGAACAGGGCGGAGCACAGCCTGGTCCAACCAAGAGACACTTCTCTGAATCCCAGGTCATCACTTGCTGACAATAAGTCCCACCCACTTCCTCTCCATAAGATGTCCCCCTTTCAGGCAAACTACTGGGCATGCGCCATCCCTCGCAGCCTGCTTTCATCCCCAGATAGGAAGTCCCCCAACTGGGATCCGGACAAAGAGTACGAGACCCTCCTGGATTACACCTACCCACTGAGACCCAACCACCTCCCTGCACTGGACTCCACAGGCACTAGGTCACTGTTGCGAACCAACCCTGTGCTGCTGGACTCTGGGATCGGGCTAGACCgcttctgcagctcctccaaTCTGTCGTGCTCAGACCAGCCtctgagggagaagaggaggggccTGAGAGCCACGGAGcaggtcagccccgcccccaaggAGCACTTGCATTCCAAGCACTATGGCTACAGGCCGTTTGGCAGCTCCGACTCATCTGTGGACCAAATAGGTCTATCGTCGGAGAGCCTGTTGGAAACCGACAGCAAACGGGCCCACCGCTGGACACATGGGTGGAAGCAGGGCATCTTTGCATCCGGCGACCCAGCCCGGCACTTCATTCCAACCTCGCATGTGCTGCCTGCCCGCAGGATGGTGTGGGACAGTGACGAGGAGTTCTATGCCCTGCCGGgtcagctgcaggagctgcaggtgcTGTCGCAGCACCTCCAGACCCTCTCTGAGCAGGTCTGCAAGTCCTACGACAACAGCTGCGAGTCCCTGGAGAAGGAGACGTCTTCTGAAAGGACGTCCGCAACATTGGTGGAAAACAAGCCCGAGGAGGAGGGGCCtggtgaggaaggggaggggcctatCTTCAGAAGCTCCTGCGGCCAGGAGCGCTCGGCGGAGGTGGAGGGTCTGGAGGCCAGTCTGCGGAGGCTTGGCAAGGAGGTCAACAGATGCAGCCTGAGGAAGGTGGCGTCTTGCATGCAACACCTGAGTGGGATGTCCCTGGACGGGGTCTCCCTGTCCGAGGTGCAGGGGAGCATGCCAACAAGCCTCGAAGACTTTGAGGCCAAGGAGTCACTCATGCAGCACATTCAG GAATTTTGCTCTAACCTGGAGAAGCTGATCATTTGGCTGTACAGCGTGGTGGAGAAGATGGAGCGGTTGACTCCACCCGCTGTTGAGATTGAGAGTGTCAAGTCCTCTCTCGCGGATTACCAG AGCTTCCAGAGAGAGCTGtgctcccagcagcccctgacCGCTGCTGTGCTCCACAAGGGAGGAATCCTGCTGCGCTCAATGGACTCCACCTCTCCTG TTCTGAAGGAGACGCTGCGGCAGATCGAGCAGCAGTCCAGGGCCCTGGAAGCGCACGCGGAGCACCTCTTCTCCTCCATCCTGTTGGCCATGGACAGCCTCACAGAGCCCAGCAGCTCCGAGACAGAGGTGCAGGTCACCGGGCTGTCCACACAG GAGAGTTGGCTCACGGAGCAGGAttga